In a genomic window of Melopsittacus undulatus isolate bMelUnd1 chromosome 1, bMelUnd1.mat.Z, whole genome shotgun sequence:
- the ICA1 gene encoding islet cell autoantigen 1 isoform X2 has product MEGHKYNYPREFYDQYAQSQEKSVVNKMQQKYWKTKQTLIKVTGKKEDEHVVASDADLDAKLELFHSIQRTCMELLKAIELYQKRICFLSQEENELGKFLRLQGSQDKTRAGKMMQATGKALCFSSQQRLALRTPLSRLYQEVETFRYRAISDTSLTVNRMEQYRTEYRGALLWMKDVSQELDPDLYKQMEKFRKV; this is encoded by the exons atgGAAGGTCATAAGTA CAATTATCCAAGGGAATTTTATGACCAATATGCTCAAAGCCAGGAAAAATCTGTGGTCAATAAGATGCaacaaaaatactggaaaacaaaacaaacccttataaaagttacaggaaaaaaagaagatgaacATGTTGTGGCTTCAGATGCAGATCTGGATGCAAAACTTGAG CTGTTCCATTCTATTCAGAGAACATGTATGGAGCTGCTGAAAGCAATTGAACTTTATCAAAAAAGGATTTGTT TTCTttctcaggaagaaaatgaattgGGGAAATTTCTTCGATTGCAGGGCTCTCAGGATAAAACGAGAGCAGGAAAAATGATGCAAGCCACAGGAAAggctctctgcttttcttctcagcaAAG ATTAGCACTGCGTACACCTTTGAGTAGATTATACCAAGAAGTGGAGACTTTCAGGTACAGGGCCATCTCAGACACTTCTCTGACAGTAAACCGAATGGAACAGTATCGGACTGAATATAGAGGAGCTCTACTCTGGATGAAAGATGTGTCTCAGGAGCTGGATCCAGATCTTTATAAACAGATGGAAAAGTTCAGGAAGGTATGA